One part of the Algibacter sp. L1A34 genome encodes these proteins:
- a CDS encoding oligosaccharide flippase family protein, with the protein MQILSTLKSKKITPEQFFMLSVLIVNGGNYLYNLILGRVLGPAQFADAAVLITFLLVLSFAAMTFQLVTAKFSVLFENEIFKSFVSKIYKNALLVGVIMGVLIIIFSNQLQNLFNTSSSNMFLIFGCGVPLYFLMSVNRGVYQGKKAFKSLSITYQSEMLSRLIITLGLILIFDIQSSVVIAIGIVVSFVFGLIPFRFPTLIPKKALILSDTHSKDIRSFFMITAFYELTQIIINNSDILLVKHYFESYEAGLYASLALIGRIVYFIAWMFVMLLLPTVVQLKKEGKETAPTLFKYVGYIAAISICIIVVCLCFPETIITLLFGDSYIAMAPLLWQYAIATSMFAISNIFAYYYLSLDKYIPVVISGIFGMLQMGLVIFYHDSLEQVVHMQIIAMVLLLIIQLSFFFFEYKSKTEK; encoded by the coding sequence ATGCAAATTTTAAGCACTTTAAAATCTAAAAAAATTACTCCAGAGCAATTCTTTATGTTAAGTGTTCTAATAGTAAACGGTGGTAATTATTTGTATAATTTAATTCTAGGTCGTGTATTAGGGCCAGCTCAATTTGCAGATGCGGCAGTTCTTATTACATTTTTGTTAGTATTGAGTTTTGCAGCCATGACGTTTCAATTAGTAACAGCAAAATTCTCAGTACTTTTTGAGAACGAAATTTTTAAAAGTTTTGTTTCCAAAATATATAAAAATGCACTTTTGGTTGGTGTTATAATGGGAGTACTCATTATCATTTTTTCAAACCAATTGCAAAACCTATTTAACACATCTTCATCAAATATGTTTCTTATTTTTGGTTGTGGTGTTCCGTTATACTTTTTAATGAGTGTAAATCGTGGTGTTTATCAGGGAAAAAAAGCATTTAAATCTTTGTCGATTACCTATCAAAGTGAGATGTTAAGTCGTTTAATTATAACGTTAGGACTTATTTTAATTTTTGATATACAATCGTCAGTGGTTATTGCTATTGGTATTGTCGTTTCTTTTGTGTTTGGATTGATACCGTTTAGATTTCCTACTCTAATTCCGAAGAAGGCCTTAATATTAAGTGATACACATTCAAAAGACATAAGGAGTTTCTTTATGATTACTGCATTTTATGAGCTCACACAAATCATTATAAACAATAGTGATATACTTTTAGTTAAGCATTACTTTGAATCTTATGAAGCTGGTTTATATGCTTCTTTAGCTTTAATAGGTAGAATTGTTTACTTTATCGCTTGGATGTTTGTTATGCTCTTATTACCAACAGTAGTTCAACTAAAAAAAGAAGGGAAAGAAACTGCGCCAACGCTTTTTAAATATGTAGGCTATATTGCCGCTATTTCAATATGCATAATAGTGGTTTGTTTATGTTTTCCAGAAACTATTATAACATTGCTTTTTGGTGATAGTTATATAGCTATGGCACCTTTATTATGGCAATACGCGATTGCAACATCTATGTTTGCTATATCTAATATCTTCGCTTATTACTATTTATCTTTAGATAAATATATTCCCGTAGTTATATCTGGTATATTCGGGATGCTGCAAATGGGATTAGTTATTTTTTATCATGATAGTTTAGAGCAAGTAGTACACATGCAAATTATAGCAATGGTTTTATTGTTAATTATACAACTGTCATTTTTCTTTTTTGAATATAAATCGAAAACTGAAAAATAG
- a CDS encoding molybdenum cofactor biosynthesis protein MoaE produces MEPKKSKNVFQQGAISSEFIGNSIAKHQTKTSIGAHNIFLGQVRADVIDNKTVAAIEYTAYEEMANAKFHEVRELAFEKFDLTCMHIYHSLGTVKAGEICLFVFVSSPRRKVVFKALEFIVEAIKADVPVFGKEIFEDETHQWKVNS; encoded by the coding sequence ATGGAACCTAAAAAATCAAAAAACGTATTTCAACAAGGCGCAATTTCATCCGAATTTATCGGAAATTCAATTGCTAAACATCAAACCAAAACGAGCATTGGTGCACATAATATATTTTTAGGCCAAGTACGTGCCGATGTTATCGATAATAAAACGGTGGCCGCTATAGAATATACAGCATACGAAGAGATGGCCAACGCTAAATTTCATGAAGTTAGAGAATTGGCTTTTGAAAAATTCGACTTAACCTGCATGCATATTTATCACAGTTTAGGAACTGTAAAAGCAGGTGAGATCTGCCTCTTTGTATTTGTATCTTCTCCAAGACGAAAAGTGGTTTTTAAAGCTTTAGAGTTTATTGTTGAAGCGATTAAAGCAGACGTTCCTGTTTTTGGAAAAGAAATTTTTGAAGATGAAACACATCAATGGAAAGTGAATTCATAA
- the moaA gene encoding GTP 3',8-cyclase MoaA yields MKNEIPVLQDLHGRDHAYLRISLIERCNLRCSYCMPAEGVPLSPKSHLMTYEEIYDIAKTFVKHGVTKIRLTGGEPLIRKDIPVILERLASLPVELSITSNAVIIDKYIDILKKHGVKKINVSLDSLDAEKFKHITRRDQFTKVYNNILLLVKEGFNVKLNAVLMKDFNEDEIIDFIHFTKDLPISVRFIEFMPFDGNKWDMSKMVSYADVMHLVNASFSEEEIERLIDAPNDTSKNYKIRGYKGSFAVISSVTNPFCDSCNRLRLTANGQLKNCLFSSGESDLLTSLREGKNIEPIIQKAVQAKFKVRGGMDTLKKLQEPKLHNNNRSMITIGG; encoded by the coding sequence ATGAAAAACGAAATCCCCGTATTACAAGATTTACACGGTAGAGATCACGCATATTTACGAATTTCGTTAATTGAGCGTTGCAATTTACGATGCTCATACTGCATGCCTGCCGAAGGTGTTCCTCTTTCTCCAAAAAGCCATTTAATGACTTATGAGGAAATCTATGACATTGCTAAAACCTTTGTAAAACATGGTGTTACAAAAATTAGACTTACAGGTGGCGAACCGTTAATAAGAAAAGATATTCCTGTTATTTTAGAACGTTTGGCATCACTTCCTGTGGAATTATCAATTACCTCTAATGCTGTAATTATCGATAAATATATTGATATTCTTAAAAAACATGGCGTTAAAAAAATCAACGTGAGTTTAGATTCTTTAGATGCGGAAAAATTTAAACATATTACCCGTCGTGATCAATTCACGAAAGTTTATAACAACATTCTACTTCTAGTAAAAGAAGGTTTTAATGTGAAATTGAACGCCGTTTTAATGAAAGATTTTAATGAAGATGAAATTATCGATTTCATTCATTTCACCAAAGATTTACCAATTTCTGTTCGGTTTATAGAATTTATGCCTTTTGATGGCAATAAATGGGATATGAGCAAAATGGTATCTTATGCCGATGTGATGCATTTAGTTAACGCTTCCTTTTCCGAAGAAGAAATTGAACGCTTAATCGATGCTCCAAATGATACATCTAAAAACTACAAAATAAGAGGTTATAAAGGTAGTTTTGCAGTGATTAGTTCGGTTACCAATCCCTTTTGCGATTCTTGTAACAGATTGCGTTTAACAGCCAACGGACAATTAAAAAACTGTTTATTTTCTTCTGGAGAATCGGATTTACTAACAAGCTTGAGAGAAGGGAAAAACATAGAACCTATTATACAAAAAGCGGTACAAGCTAAATTTAAAGTGCGAGGTGGTATGGATACTTTAAAGAAGTTACAAGAGCCTAAATTGCATAACAATAACCGTAGTATGATTACGATTGGTGGTTAA
- a CDS encoding response regulator, with protein MKILAIDDQQLVLLPLQKRLSDLGYEVKIETDANKAISLYNDFVPDLVIVDINMPSVSGLDIVKYIRNSEYSDTPIMVLSGNTEDKVITEGFELGINDYMKKPLSLNEISARVKRLIGQPDVVSTNDTTGDGVIQHRCVGVVIPCYDEEERLLSKEFTDFISKNTGYHLCFVNDGSKDDTLRVLKDLKKGREDFITVYDCEKNGGKAEAVRLGMLHMAQHDDLDYIGFLDADLSTDLRDFDDLVKTIESSDFKIVSGSRISRMGANITKESARKIISMTINFIIRKILGMDFKDTQCGAKIFSKDVIELSFREKFVTQWIFDVEIFKRMTLYFGTEKAKTYICEQPLKRWIHADGSKLSMKDSVKIVFQLAQIAWVYRGKKMNTSNIKAVNSFSS; from the coding sequence ATGAAAATATTAGCCATAGATGACCAACAGTTGGTTTTACTTCCTCTCCAAAAGCGATTAAGCGATTTAGGATACGAAGTTAAAATAGAAACTGATGCGAATAAAGCGATATCCCTTTACAACGACTTTGTTCCAGATCTAGTAATTGTCGATATTAATATGCCTAGCGTCTCTGGGTTAGATATTGTAAAATATATAAGAAACTCCGAATATAGCGATACTCCAATTATGGTTTTATCGGGTAACACTGAAGATAAAGTGATTACTGAAGGTTTTGAATTAGGTATTAACGATTATATGAAAAAACCTTTAAGCTTAAACGAAATTTCAGCAAGGGTAAAAAGATTAATCGGTCAACCAGATGTTGTATCTACCAATGATACAACTGGAGATGGTGTAATACAACACCGTTGTGTAGGCGTTGTAATCCCTTGTTATGATGAAGAAGAGCGCCTGTTAAGTAAAGAGTTTACAGATTTTATAAGTAAAAACACGGGTTACCATTTGTGTTTTGTTAATGATGGTAGTAAAGATGATACTTTAAGAGTTTTAAAAGATTTAAAAAAGGGTCGAGAAGATTTTATTACTGTTTACGATTGTGAAAAAAATGGAGGTAAAGCGGAAGCTGTTAGACTTGGGATGTTGCATATGGCTCAGCATGATGATCTAGATTATATTGGCTTTTTAGATGCCGATTTATCAACCGATTTAAGAGATTTTGACGATTTAGTTAAAACCATAGAAAGTTCAGATTTTAAAATTGTTAGTGGCTCTCGAATTAGTAGAATGGGAGCAAATATCACTAAAGAATCTGCAAGAAAAATAATTAGTATGACTATTAATTTCATTATCCGAAAGATTTTGGGAATGGATTTTAAGGATACGCAATGTGGTGCTAAAATTTTCAGTAAAGATGTTATTGAACTTTCTTTTAGAGAAAAGTTTGTAACACAATGGATTTTTGATGTTGAGATATTTAAAAGAATGACGCTTTATTTCGGCACAGAAAAAGCTAAAACATATATCTGTGAACAACCATTAAAAAGATGGATACATGCCGATGGATCTAAGTTATCTATGAAAGATTCTGTAAAAATTGTATTTCAATTGGCACAAATTGCATGGGTATATAGAGGAAAAAAAATGAATACTTCAAATATAAAAGCTGTTAATAGTTTTTCTAGCTAA
- a CDS encoding glycosyltransferase, giving the protein MKIGVIIVFDNNAVDIEKGLFDGLFGFRSDVHLCLVNNGSRDDTLDKLEMLIDTSGLDCTLIDIKQNKGVNFAIKAGARYFFSQNKLKYFGYSTTSNVRATNDLFSLMNEIENFLKTMINYKVDKSQSTSPIKPVFFKIQK; this is encoded by the coding sequence ATGAAAATTGGAGTAATAATAGTGTTTGATAATAACGCTGTAGATATTGAAAAAGGTTTATTTGATGGCTTGTTTGGTTTTCGTAGTGATGTTCACTTATGTTTAGTAAACAATGGCAGTAGAGATGATACTCTGGATAAATTAGAAATGTTAATTGATACGTCGGGATTAGATTGCACTTTAATAGATATTAAGCAAAATAAAGGAGTGAATTTTGCGATAAAGGCAGGTGCTAGATATTTTTTTAGCCAAAATAAGTTGAAATATTTTGGATATTCTACCACCTCAAATGTAAGAGCAACAAACGATTTGTTCTCATTAATGAATGAAATTGAAAATTTTTTAAAAACAATGATTAATTATAAAGTGGATAAGTCGCAAAGTACAAGTCCAATTAAACCGGTGTTTTTTAAAATTCAGAAATAA
- a CDS encoding molybdenum cofactor guanylyltransferase produces the protein MIDKKNISGIILAGGKSSRMGTDKGFLMLNDKSFIQHSIDALKPLVSKIIIVSNNTDYDVFGLKRIDDIIENTGPLAGIYSGLKASKTEYNLVLSCDIPLINANILNRLILGIDKTSEVIQIESKGQKMPLIALYNKSCETTFINLLNKGERKLQFAINQCKVKSVSIEDNENQFTTNVNTKDELKQLKACK, from the coding sequence ATGATAGATAAAAAAAACATATCGGGTATTATTCTAGCAGGAGGAAAAAGCTCTAGAATGGGTACGGACAAAGGTTTTTTAATGTTGAATGATAAATCGTTTATACAACATAGCATCGATGCTTTAAAACCATTAGTTTCCAAAATAATAATTGTTTCAAATAATACAGATTATGATGTATTTGGTTTAAAAAGAATAGACGATATTATTGAAAACACAGGACCTTTAGCGGGAATTTATTCAGGTTTAAAAGCATCTAAAACCGAGTACAATTTGGTTTTAAGTTGCGACATTCCCTTAATAAATGCCAATATTTTAAATCGATTAATTTTAGGTATTGATAAAACATCAGAAGTTATTCAAATAGAAAGTAAAGGACAAAAAATGCCGCTAATTGCTTTATATAATAAGTCTTGCGAAACAACTTTTATAAACCTTCTAAACAAAGGTGAACGCAAGTTACAGTTTGCTATAAATCAATGTAAAGTTAAGAGTGTTTCAATTGAAGACAATGAAAATCAGTTTACAACAAACGTAAATACTAAAGACGAATTAAAACAACTAAAAGCATGCAAATAA
- a CDS encoding PleD family two-component system response regulator: MSGNPLLKLVKMKILAIDDDQLVLLPLSKRLEELGYKVCTTTNPKKGTELFGSFKPDLIIVDINMPKFSGLEYIRYVRKIKNSSIPIIVLSGNTSIEVMSEGFKLGISDYIKKPISLSEICNRIKRINIYFRTH, translated from the coding sequence TTGTCAGGTAATCCATTATTAAAATTAGTAAAAATGAAAATATTAGCCATCGACGATGACCAATTAGTTTTGCTTCCCTTAAGCAAAAGATTAGAGGAATTAGGATATAAAGTCTGTACCACAACCAATCCTAAAAAAGGGACCGAATTATTTGGGTCATTCAAACCAGATTTAATTATTGTCGATATCAATATGCCTAAATTTTCAGGATTAGAATATATCAGGTATGTTAGAAAGATTAAAAATTCCTCTATTCCAATTATCGTGCTATCTGGAAATACAAGTATAGAAGTTATGTCCGAAGGATTCAAATTAGGAATTAGCGATTATATAAAAAAACCAATAAGTTTAAGTGAGATTTGTAATCGTATTAAACGTATTAATATTTATTTCAGAACCCATTAA
- a CDS encoding glycoside hydrolase family 2 TIM barrel-domain containing protein yields MVGLNKNILRTILVASYIIIIALIIYGVSALFSYLNTGADRSKMLHTEIKKIEQYLPKIVWEPLNNEGRPMDNQNLKALENDYLDAWYVKQVAYSSNSIAGIKDYYTDSAKENIFDFIERNKDENINIEATTLNHNPTLEFFSEDGQLAVITDRNVVEFKRVFKAKKLVLETTETSTYKIVFLLEDGFWRIRHLVKENSELYKVEAAPIETNGLTIKGINYYPQATPWNMFGDAFAKDTIAKDFKIIKDAGLSSVRIFVQYDDFGKAKVNSLKLEKLKQTLDAAEENNLKVVLTLFDFYGDYSVLNWTLNQRHAEKIIETFKNHNALLAWDIKNEPNLDFDSRGETLVTAWLDKMIDLVKTIDPKHPVTIGWSNIESATILKDKLDLISFHYYEDLDDLELAFRNLKLEVSNKPIAITEFGLSSYKGLWNPFGNNEKDQSEYHKKCQTIFSNNTISFMSWTLYDFVEIPKEVVGRLPWRKRAQEHFGFINKNGETKPALKYISSN; encoded by the coding sequence ATGGTAGGGCTTAACAAAAACATACTGCGTACCATACTAGTAGCATCATATATTATAATTATTGCTCTAATAATTTATGGTGTTAGCGCCTTATTCAGTTACCTAAATACGGGAGCAGACCGAAGTAAAATGTTGCATACCGAAATTAAAAAAATAGAACAATATCTACCTAAAATTGTTTGGGAACCTTTAAATAATGAAGGCAGACCAATGGATAACCAAAATTTAAAGGCTTTAGAAAACGACTATTTAGATGCTTGGTATGTTAAGCAAGTTGCCTACAGCAGTAATTCGATAGCTGGCATCAAAGATTATTATACAGATAGTGCCAAAGAAAATATTTTTGATTTTATTGAACGCAATAAAGATGAAAACATCAATATTGAAGCAACCACTTTAAACCACAATCCTACTTTAGAGTTTTTTAGTGAGGATGGACAATTAGCAGTCATTACAGATAGAAATGTTGTCGAGTTTAAACGTGTTTTTAAAGCCAAAAAATTAGTTTTAGAAACCACAGAAACATCTACTTATAAAATAGTATTTTTATTAGAGGATGGTTTTTGGCGTATTAGGCATTTGGTAAAAGAAAACAGTGAACTATATAAAGTTGAAGCTGCACCAATTGAAACTAACGGGCTAACCATTAAAGGCATTAATTACTATCCGCAAGCAACCCCTTGGAATATGTTTGGCGATGCTTTTGCAAAAGACACCATAGCAAAAGATTTTAAAATTATAAAAGATGCTGGCTTAAGTTCGGTGAGGATTTTTGTGCAATATGATGACTTCGGGAAAGCAAAAGTGAACTCACTAAAATTAGAGAAATTAAAACAAACTTTAGATGCTGCAGAAGAAAATAACCTGAAAGTAGTTTTAACATTGTTCGATTTTTACGGTGATTATTCAGTTTTAAACTGGACTTTAAATCAGCGTCACGCAGAAAAAATTATTGAAACCTTTAAAAACCATAACGCACTATTAGCTTGGGACATTAAAAACGAACCCAATTTGGATTTTGATTCTCGTGGAGAAACATTAGTTACTGCATGGTTAGATAAAATGATCGATTTAGTGAAAACAATAGACCCAAAGCATCCTGTAACAATTGGGTGGTCTAATATTGAAAGCGCTACTATTCTAAAAGACAAATTAGACCTTATTAGTTTTCATTATTATGAAGATTTGGATGATTTAGAATTAGCCTTTAGAAATTTAAAACTAGAAGTTTCAAATAAGCCTATTGCTATCACCGAATTCGGGTTATCATCTTACAAAGGTTTATGGAATCCTTTTGGAAATAATGAAAAAGACCAGAGCGAATATCATAAAAAATGCCAAACTATTTTCAGTAATAATACCATCAGTTTTATGTCTTGGACACTTTACGACTTTGTAGAAATACCAAAGGAAGTCGTTGGACGACTTCCTTGGCGCAAGCGAGCTCAAGAACATTTTGGTTTTATCAACAAAAATGGAGAGACTAAACCCGCTTTAAAATATATTTCTTCTAACTAA
- a CDS encoding MoaD/ThiS family protein: MQISIKYFGQIAEVTQVNEELIEFLGGDVSELLKVLYSKYENLKHKDFQVAQNQELVSGNTEITGADIALLPPFAGG, translated from the coding sequence ATGCAAATAAGCATAAAATATTTTGGACAAATTGCTGAAGTTACTCAGGTTAATGAAGAGTTAATTGAGTTTTTAGGAGGTGACGTTTCTGAACTTTTAAAGGTATTGTATTCAAAATATGAAAACTTAAAACACAAAGATTTTCAAGTGGCTCAAAATCAAGAATTGGTTTCGGGAAACACAGAAATAACAGGTGCAGATATTGCATTATTGCCTCCATTTGCTGGTGGATAA
- a CDS encoding glycosyltransferase, whose amino-acid sequence MKLAIVTAYPPSKVTLNEYAYHLVKHFRQKEDVTELVLLTDKTYEHKDVVFTEDGCQITIEECWEFNSYSTILNVTNAISRVNPDAVLFNLQFMKFGDKKVAAALGLMLPLVCKLKKIPSIVLLHNILEEVDLGSAGFTKNKVMQKVYGFIGSSLTRLILQADTVAVTMQKYVDILEKKYNAKNVKLIPHGTFEIPEKPDFNVPVGPMQIMTFGKFGTYKKVEGMIEAVEKVRESTGLDLEVVIAGTDNPNVPGYLAKVQEDYKHVPQVRFTGYVEEKEVPKLFNDSAVVVFPYTSTTGSSGVLHQAGSYGKAVVMPDLGDLTSLIQDEGYRGEFFEPTSVDSLAKAIENIVTNKIYRRELGKANYQAATGYPMSEITEIYLNTFKKIMEIPSRAVMLIV is encoded by the coding sequence ATGAAACTAGCAATAGTAACTGCATACCCTCCAAGTAAAGTAACCTTAAACGAGTATGCATACCATTTGGTAAAACACTTTAGACAGAAAGAAGACGTAACAGAATTGGTTTTATTAACCGATAAAACTTATGAGCATAAAGATGTTGTTTTTACCGAAGATGGATGTCAAATTACAATAGAAGAGTGTTGGGAGTTTAATAGTTATAGTACTATTTTAAACGTTACCAATGCAATAAGTCGTGTAAATCCAGATGCTGTATTATTTAATTTACAGTTTATGAAGTTTGGTGATAAAAAAGTAGCGGCTGCTTTAGGTTTAATGTTGCCTTTAGTTTGTAAGTTAAAAAAAATACCAAGTATTGTTTTATTACATAATATTTTAGAAGAAGTTGATTTAGGAAGCGCAGGGTTTACAAAAAATAAGGTGATGCAGAAAGTTTATGGCTTTATAGGATCTAGTTTAACCCGTTTAATTCTACAAGCTGATACGGTTGCTGTAACCATGCAAAAATATGTAGATATTTTAGAAAAGAAATACAACGCCAAAAACGTGAAATTAATTCCTCATGGTACTTTTGAAATTCCTGAAAAACCAGATTTTAATGTACCAGTTGGACCGATGCAAATTATGACATTCGGAAAATTTGGAACTTATAAGAAAGTAGAAGGGATGATTGAGGCTGTAGAAAAAGTTAGAGAATCTACAGGTCTAGATTTAGAAGTTGTTATTGCAGGAACAGATAATCCTAACGTACCAGGTTATTTAGCCAAAGTACAAGAAGATTATAAGCACGTGCCGCAAGTTCGTTTTACCGGTTATGTGGAAGAAAAGGAAGTGCCTAAATTATTTAACGATAGTGCTGTAGTTGTGTTTCCTTATACATCTACCACAGGTAGTTCTGGTGTATTACATCAAGCAGGAAGTTATGGTAAAGCTGTGGTTATGCCAGACTTAGGAGATTTGACTTCTTTAATACAAGATGAAGGATATCGCGGTGAATTTTTTGAGCCTACAAGTGTTGATAGCTTAGCAAAAGCGATTGAAAATATTGTAACAAATAAAATCTATAGACGTGAATTAGGAAAGGCTAATTATCAAGCAGCAACGGGATATCCTATGTCCGAAATAACAGAAATATATTTAAATACTTTTAAAAAAATTATGGAGATACCTTCTAGAGCTGTAATGTTAATAGTTTAA
- the moeB gene encoding HesA/MoeB/ThiF family protein: protein MSSRYNRHITLSEIGKTGQNKLNQAKVLVIGAGGLGCPILQYLAAAGIGTIGIIDFDVVELSNLQRQVLFGKSTLGINKAIAAKQRLEDLNDTVSIKAFPKKLTYKNALSLFKNYDIIVDGSDNFETRYLVNDACVITNKPLVFGAIYKFEGQVSVFNYQNGPSYRCLFANPPEKDSVPNCSETGVLGVLPGIIGTMQANEVLKIILGIGNVLSGKILFYNALTYQTSTLKIKRNETVIQTVLDKKDNFQSKIFNFNCEFENETISIKRILNKENIQFIDVRETHETPKIKSLNVINLPLSQLGNNLNTIDSKKENYLFCKSGMRSKKAVSILKNNGINNCFSLKEGALELIETLKTKTV, encoded by the coding sequence ATGAGCAGCAGATACAACCGGCATATCACCCTTTCTGAAATAGGAAAAACAGGTCAAAATAAACTAAACCAAGCCAAGGTTTTAGTTATTGGCGCTGGTGGTTTGGGTTGCCCTATTTTACAATATTTAGCGGCTGCAGGAATTGGGACAATTGGGATTATAGATTTTGATGTGGTAGAATTATCTAATTTGCAACGCCAAGTTTTATTCGGAAAATCAACTCTAGGAATCAACAAAGCTATTGCTGCAAAACAACGTTTAGAAGATTTAAACGATACCGTTTCTATAAAAGCATTTCCTAAAAAACTGACTTATAAAAACGCCTTAAGTTTATTTAAAAACTACGACATTATAGTTGATGGATCTGATAATTTTGAAACCAGATACTTAGTTAACGATGCTTGCGTAATAACCAACAAACCATTGGTATTTGGAGCTATTTATAAATTCGAAGGTCAGGTTTCGGTATTTAACTATCAAAACGGGCCAAGTTACCGTTGCTTATTTGCAAATCCACCGGAGAAAGATAGCGTTCCTAATTGTTCGGAAACTGGAGTTTTAGGTGTCCTTCCTGGTATTATCGGCACTATGCAAGCCAACGAAGTTTTAAAGATTATTTTAGGCATAGGCAACGTGCTTTCAGGAAAAATTCTGTTTTACAATGCCTTAACTTATCAAACTTCGACCTTAAAAATAAAAAGAAATGAAACTGTTATTCAAACGGTTTTAGATAAAAAAGATAACTTTCAATCTAAAATATTTAATTTCAATTGTGAATTCGAGAACGAAACAATTTCAATTAAAAGGATATTAAATAAAGAAAATATTCAATTTATCGATGTTCGTGAAACACATGAGACACCTAAAATTAAAAGTCTAAATGTGATAAACCTTCCTTTATCTCAATTAGGGAACAACTTAAATACAATAGATTCAAAAAAAGAGAATTACTTGTTTTGCAAATCGGGAATGCGCAGTAAAAAAGCCGTTTCAATTTTGAAAAACAATGGAATTAATAATTGTTTTAGTTTAAAAGAAGGAGCTTTAGAACTCATAGAAACTTTAAAAACTAAAACAGTCTAA
- the moaCB gene encoding bifunctional molybdenum cofactor biosynthesis protein MoaC/MoaB, with amino-acid sequence MVDITHKSTTLRTATAQAVVKVSKPETIEAIKNDTVPKGHVFAMSKAAGLLGVKRTPDILPDCHPLPIEFTGVEYEINGLEITVLFTVKTIYKTGVEVEAMHGASVVALNMYDMLKPIDKGIEIHAIKLLEKKGGKSDFRDRFRKDLKAAVVVCSDTISAGHKEDKAGKAIISKLESCDVKIAEYVIIPDEIDDIQNKAKHFEAQGIDMVIYTGGTGLSGRDVTPEALIPLLDRRIPGIEEAIRNYGQDRTPFSMLSRSVAGTIKDTLILALPGSTNGAKESMDAIFPAVLHSFRILKGARHD; translated from the coding sequence ATGGTAGACATCACCCATAAAAGCACAACTTTACGTACCGCAACTGCTCAAGCTGTGGTAAAAGTAAGTAAACCCGAAACTATAGAAGCTATTAAAAACGATACCGTACCTAAAGGTCATGTTTTTGCGATGAGCAAAGCTGCCGGGCTGTTGGGTGTAAAACGAACGCCGGATATTTTACCTGATTGTCATCCTTTACCTATTGAATTTACAGGTGTAGAATACGAAATTAACGGACTAGAAATCACGGTGCTTTTCACAGTAAAAACTATTTATAAAACAGGTGTTGAAGTTGAAGCGATGCATGGCGCAAGTGTTGTTGCACTAAATATGTACGACATGCTGAAGCCTATTGATAAAGGCATTGAAATTCATGCTATTAAATTATTAGAGAAAAAAGGCGGAAAATCGGATTTTAGAGATCGTTTTAGAAAAGATTTAAAAGCTGCTGTTGTGGTGTGTTCCGATACTATTTCGGCAGGGCATAAAGAAGATAAAGCAGGAAAAGCAATTATTTCAAAATTAGAATCTTGCGATGTGAAAATTGCAGAATACGTTATTATTCCAGATGAAATTGATGACATTCAAAATAAAGCTAAACATTTTGAAGCACAAGGTATCGATATGGTAATATACACCGGTGGCACAGGGCTTTCGGGACGTGATGTTACTCCAGAAGCTTTAATTCCTTTGCTTGATAGACGTATTCCGGGTATTGAAGAAGCTATTAGAAATTATGGGCAAGATCGTACACCATTTTCTATGCTTTCGCGCAGTGTTGCAGGAACAATAAAAGATACTTTGATTTTAGCTTTACCAGGTTCAACCAATGGAGCCAAGGAATCTATGGATGCCATTTTCCCTGCTGTTTTGCATAGTTTCAGGATTTTGAAAGGTGCAAGACACGATTAG